From the genome of Candidatus Defluviilinea proxima:
TCTACCTTCGCTGAATGCCTCGAAACCCGCTACACGTCCGCGTCCGAGCATGTCGAGCGGCTGACCCCGTCCCTGCTGGCGAAGGCGTTCCGCGGGGAGTTGGTGGAGCAAAATATCAAGGATGAGCCTGCGTCCGCGCTGGTGGAGAGGATCAAGAAGGGGAAGGAATCAGCATGAGTAGCTTAATAAGAGTCTTTGAAATTCAAGTTCCAGAAATTACTGATGTAAGTGCAGATTCTAATAACACTCCACTTACACCTTTGGCTTCTAGAATTACAGATAACATTATGGACGCGCTAGGAAATGGAAATCCCAGCAGAGATTTTACTGTCAATGAAATGGAGATTAACGATCGTGCTCAAGTTCATTGTGAAAAATGGGTTGAAGAAGTTGGTTATCACTTTGTAAGGTATTCAAACTCAAAAAAGCCGGATTTGATTTATCCAATTAACCAATCAGGAAACCGCAATGTGCTCAAAAGTAAAGTGTACTCAGGAGATGTTTCAGGCACCATTGGGGAATCGCTTTTTTCTTTATACATCATAAAGTGTTTTTTTCTTTCCGACGGCGATTTTGCCCATCTACGCACAGACAACAGTAGTGTTTATCCAGATTTTGCAATTTACACCCCTTCCCAAGAAATGCTGTCAAATTTTGGATGGCCCGAAGTTTCTGAAATTCCAGCCGAAGTAAAAAATGCAAACGAACTTGAACGCAGCGCTATTTATCCTCAGATCCGTAAATCAATTCAGCAGATTAGGAGTTTTTGGAGAAGACGTGGGGCAACGGCAGGTCCTTCAATGATCGGGGTAACGGTTAGAAATCAACGCCAGCAAACCTACGATCTCGCCGTAATTTGGAGATGATCTTATGGAAAATCAAACCAACAACCGTGCAACGCTGGCAATAGCCGCAGTTCGAAATGCCATAAAAGACATTAGAATTCTAATCTGGGCTGGCAATTATCAAGAAGCGCGAAGAATTATTGAAAGCACATATTCGGATTATGAAGAAGAACTAAGAGAGGCATTTGCATTACGAAAGCATGTCGTCAAATATGAGTTGGACATAAGGAAAGAAATTCCAGATGATGGAAAGCCAATCACTGAACAACAACTAATTGCTATGCAGATTGCCTCAGAAAAATCCCGTGAAATAATCGGCGAGAGAGTTGATTATTTTTCCCTGGGAGTACTTGCAAATATCTTGTCAAAGTTGGATAAGCGAATTTCTGATCAAACGAATCAAAAGACAAGTATTCCAAAGGATTTCTTAAAAAGTAAAACTGAAAAAAGAGGAAAACAAGAATCGTTTCTTGAAGAAACTATGGGTAATTCACTTTTTGGTTTTGAATATGTCCTAATTCCTTTAGGTGAAAACAAATGGGAGTTGAGGGCATATAGATCTCAAAATTTACCTGATGTGAACTTGAATATAGTAGTCTCTCACCTCAAACACATTGAAAATCTTAACATTCACAGATCAACTAGCGCAAAAGACATCAAAGGTGAAGACATCTTTCCACACAGGTATGTAGGCTTTTCAGAAAATTCACATGTCGAAATCACAATATTTGAGCTGAATCGACTTAGGATTTATTTGGCTACTGAAAACCCAATTGAACCTATGGAGATTTTCGAGAAAGTCCTTCATGCATTTAATTAATTCTTTACAAACTTCAAGCGCAAAAAGCATGAACCATATGGGATTATTCAGAATTTCTGGAAATGTTATATTTTGCATTGAATGTCAATCTACCTCCGAGCACGTCGAGCGGCTGATCCCGTCCCTGCTGGCGAAGGCGTTCCGCGGGGAGTTGGTGGGGCGGGATGCGGGGGATGCGTCCGCTGCGGAGTTGGTGGAGAGGATCAGGGAGGCAAGGAAAGAAGTCGAGTTGAAAGCAACGGGTCCATGTCTGAAGAGGACTGTTCATTTGTAAGGAGCGGCAAATATGAATAATAACGCTAATGTAGTGGAAACAAAAAATAAAGATGGAATATCCTATGTAACTATCAATACAAAAACTAAGAATGGGGTGTATCGGATATTGCATAAGCCTGGACAAAGAAATAGCCAATTTGACTTTTGTGAAGAGATAAAGTTTGAAGGGTTTTCCAAGTTACCAACAGGTTTTTATACGAATGATGGAAATGGGCTGGTGGGAGGGGGCTTCCAAATCTTAAAGGCATTATATGAACGCTTTGGAAAAAAAGTAGAACTCATATTAGTTGCAAAAGGCGTAGCAAGTATCAATGCTAGAGGATCAAAGTTAAAGGTAATACTTTCTCACTCTGAGTTGAAAGTTCTTAATTCAAAAGTTCGAGAGATCAAGCAGGTCAAGAATGAGGAGATCCGCTCTACAGTTCAAAGTTTTCTCTCTCGAAAATTTCCAAAACGTTTTTCCGGATCTGCAAAAACAAGAAACAAATACATTTCGGGATCATTGGCTGGAGTGCTCGATCGGAGTGATGTATTGACGAGATTAAGTCCCCTTGATCGTCAATACCTGGAAAAATTGATTCCTGACTACCTTTCAAATATCAAAGCTACGCTCGCCGCGCCCGAAAAGCTGAAGATAATTTATGAGTCTTTGGATGCAGGTAAGGTAGTCTATTTCAAAAAGGTAATAAAGGAATTTCGACGAAGGCTTAAGAAGTCAAATCAGAGCGAATCTGATTGGCAGGCTTTTCTATCTGAGCATATCTTGGTTCTAAAAAGCGGCTATGGACATGTTCTCGAAAAAAATAGCGTTACTTTGCAAGGAAAATACCCTGATTTCATGCTAATCGACCCATACGGCTATTTGGATATTTATGAGATCAAGAAGCCAGCCACGTCGGTCTTGAAAAAGGACAAGAGTCGGGACAATTATTATTGGGATGTTGAAATAGCGAAAGCAATTTCACAGGTTGAAAATTATTTACATCAGGTACAAAGAAACAGTGACGGATTAATAAACGACATAAGAAGGAATAAGAAAATCGATATCAATATCGTACGTCCACGAGGCTATATTATTGCAGGCATGCGCAATCAATTACTAAATCAAAAAATGATTGATGATTTTCGTATGTTGAATGAAGCCTTGAAAAATGTGGATATTATTTTCTACGATGATTTGGTTGAAAATCTGGAGACATTTGTGAAGAGAATTGGAAATTGATCGAGTTTGCTGGAATATCGTGCCAAAAATGAAAAGACTTTTTTTCTCTGCTTCTAATGATGTGATTGAACAGGTCACGGACCTGTATGATTTTGTCTGGCCAACCGCTTCTGCTATGTGGAACTTTCGTTGGCAAATTAAAGGATTTGTGGATGAAGTTGGGAGAGAAAATATTTCCCAACAGAATCTGCTAAATCGCTTTGACTGGGGAAGTGGCATTCATGGCGCGAATATAAAAAGGGCAGTTCTCGAAAAAAGTTGGGATGAGCAGCAAGAGCAATTTGCCAAATTTCTATTGATAAATCTTATTGCTATCTATGAGGGCTGGCTTGAAGGACTCCAAGAGGTTCTCGGACTTACTAAAAAACAAATAAAACAGCTTCAATTCCCCACAGGAGTAGACAGAGACGGAAACCCGTTTGGTGTAAATGTTGCCTTAACCCAGTTAACGAATAACAGATCTACACTACTGCAGAATGCTTTTTACGCAACACTTCGGTCCCACAGTAAAAACTCATTTTTGCAGCTGGAAAATCTATTAATTTGCTTTCGGTTCTTCAAGGAGTGTCGAAACTCGGTTGCTCATCGAGGCGGTACCGCAGATGAAAAGACGTATGAGAGCTATATTGGTTTTGCAAGAACTGCCTCTCCGGGCAACCTAAATGTTGATGAAGTACCCGAACACTTTCCAGTTGTCGTCGGCGAGCCAGTAAAGCTATCGCTTCGAGGGGTTGTAGGTTTGGGGGATATTATTATCAAGTTGGTGGCTACTTTAGATGCAGAATTGTCAACTTGCCAAAAGGCGGAAAATGAACTTGTTGAGCGATTTAAGCATTGGTCAATAAGTAAATCTGGCAAATCAAAAAACAGTCTAAAGAAAGACCCAAGTGCAAGAAATGGACAATTGCTCAGAATCTTGCGAGCGCTAGAATTTCCTGAGCCGATAAGGAATGATGAGATTGAGGCACTGTTATTGCAAGAAGGAATTTTAAAAGAGAATTACGCGAAAATAGAAAACGAAGGTGGCGGGATTTGAACCCACACCCCCCGTTTTATTCAATGCTCAATATAAAATATTAAGCGCTGAATAGAACGGGGGAGCTCTACCTTTAAGCTACACCTTCTAGAAATATTTTACCATTGGTATGCAATCGCGAAAGTGCCAATTGCAATGCTAAATGCAAGAAGATTAATTAGTGAAATAAAATCATTCGATGGTTAAAAGAGGAAATCGTGGATAAGAACCGACTGGAGCATCTCCTTTCCCTGGATGAAAGCAACACTCTTGATTTCAAGAGGGAGATTGACCTTGACTCCAAAAGAGGTAAGGCAAAGTTTCTTGTTGAAGTATTGGAACTTGCAAATTCTCCCGAGAAACCAGCGTATCTGATTTTAGGGATTGAAGATAAAACAAAAAAACCTGTAGGAATTTCAGAAGAAATTACAGAAGAAAGACTGCAGAAGGTAATTGCGGATAATTGTCGCCCTCCACTTAAGTGCGTGTTTGAAAACGTGGCAGATATGGGTAAGCGCATTGGCATTCTGATCGTTCAAGGTGACAGGCGACCGTATTTCTTGAAAAAGGACCTGGGTTTTCAAGATGAGAATGGGAAGCAGCAGATCTATTCTGACAAAGTGATCTTCGTGAAACGAGGCTCAACGGGTGACACAGCAACTATCGATGAAATTACGGAAATGATTCTGGACAGGCAAACAAATGGTCTCGAAACGAATGAAGAGCTTTACGAGGAACTAAACAGCCTCTCTTCGAACCTTTTTCATATAAACAATAGTATTGATCGACTGAGCGACAGAGGAAAAAGAGAAAGAGTTATCGAATATCTTTTCGTTGGTATCGTTTCCGGGTTGGTAGTGGGTTTCCTTCAAGCCTTAGGACTTGACTGGAAAATTTATATCAGCGGTATCTTTGTATCGACATTTTGGGTCAGTGTACTTGCGTCTACACTGAAAATTGTTCGATTTGGCTGGATACGGAGTGTGTTAATCAGCCTGATAATTTCTGTTGCTTTTGTTGCTCTGTCTGTTCTCCTGGACCGTTCGGTAACACAGACGCTTACATCATTAGGGTTCCCAACAACACTTGTTCCAGTTTGGAGTGGCATCAAAGGGATGGTTGGTGGGATAGCGGCTGCCTTCTTGGGAAGAGGTGAATACGAATATGATTAATAATAGCGATTTTTTTGATAGGGCTAAATCGAAAGCCAAGGTGGGATGAAAGAATGCCAAGAAGCCAAAATAAACTCGTAGGCTATTCAAGAGCTGGAGATGCGTTTCATTACCGTTGGGCAGCTCGTCGCTGTCTTAGACTGATATATCCCAAATCTCAACTTCGCCATGTTGTCATTGAGGGGTCTAAAGAGTCTGTATTGGCTGGCGAGTATGTAATTGATGTGGCTGAGTATTCAGACTCAGACAAAAACGGCATTCAGGAAATCACATATTATCAACTGAAGCATACGACCGTAAGAAAAGAGCAGCCGTTCAACTTGAGTGACTTGAAAGATACTATTTCTGGATTCGCTGATAGATATCTAGCTTTTCTTAATCGAAATGACGCAACTCGTAATTCTTCAATTATTACTTTCACAATTGTTACTAATAGGGCAATTGCTGACAACTTCAAGCGGGACATAAACACCATCGCAAAGGGTGATAAAGTAAATGCTCGTTTTAAGGCTACCTTCAAAAAGTATACAAAATTAAATGAGAAGAACCTAGCTGAATTCTGTGCTTTGCTCAAATTCGTGGATGGGGAAGGGGATTATGAGGCACAGAGGTATGAGCTTCATGCCGAGATATCCCAGCTGCTTGCTGGAGCAGTTGATAGTCCTCAAATTGACAGTGTTGTTGCCTTAGTACAAGATAAAGTCCTGCCTAATTCAGATGGACGAATTGAACGCGAAGATATACTAAAGCGCTTTGGTGTAACATCGGAGAGGGATTTATATCCTGCGCCACTCGAACTTGAGAGTTTACATACTGTAATTCCAAGACAACAACATCCAGAGCTTTTAAATTCCATCGTCAATTCTTCGGCGCCTGTAATAATTCATGCCGCTGGTGGGGTTGGAAAATCAGTTTTTGCTCGGCAAATAACAGAGTCTTTGCCAAAAGGCTCATTGGGGATTGTGTACGATTGTTTCGGAGGCGGACGGTACAGAAATCGAAGTGAACCGCGCCATCGACATCGAGATGCCCTCGTCCAGATCTCAAACGAATTGGCATCCCAGGGATTATGTAGCCCACTAATAGCATTGTCCACTTATTTAGATGACGAGATCATGAGAGCCTTTCTGATACGGCTTGAGATGGCCGTTACGTGTTTAAGAAAAGCAGATAAAAATGCGGTCTTAGTGATTCTGATCGATGCAGCTGATAATGCAGAAATGGCTGCGCAAGAGTTTAGTCAATCGTGCTTCGTTCATGAATTAATACGTGAGGCGATGCCTAAGGGCTGCCGTCTCGTTGCGCTATGCAGGACGGAACGCATAAATCTCTTGCGCCTTCCCGCTAATGTTTCCCAGTTAGAGTTGCAACCATTTTCGGCTGACGAAACACTCGTGCACCTCAGGAACCGCTTTCCGCAAGCCACAAGTGCCGATGGTTTAGAATTTCATCGCTTAACTAACAACGGCAATCCTCGTGTGCAGGCAAATGCTTTAGGGCTAGGACTTCCTACGGTCGCAGCAACCTTGGATAGCATTGGACCGCTGGGCACTACCGTTGAGAAACAAATTGAAGCACAGTTAGACTCTGCGATTGCACTCATCAAAGATAGGCTTCCTCTTGATTACCAAGAGCATATTGATGCTATTTGTCTTGGCCTTGCCACGCTTCCGCCCTTTATACCTTTAAGTGTTATTGCCACAGTCGCCGACGTTGATGAAGCTACGGTAGTGAGTTTTGTTGCAGATTTGGGGCGTCCTCTATGGCTATCAGACACATCAGTACAGTTTAGAGATGAGCCAACAGAGACATGGTTCAGGGAAAAGTTCTCAGCAACGTCAGATCAAGTAAACGACTATATTACACGCCTTGAGCCATTAGCTCAAAAATTTCCATATGTTGCGGAGACCTTACCGTCCTTATATTTAAACGCTGGGAGATATAGAGAGCTGATTGACTTAGCGCTCTCTGATAAGTTTCTTCCAAAAGACAATCCAATTGATGAACGGAATGTTCGGGTCTATCGTCTTCAATTTGCTTTTAAGGCGGCTTTGAAGGCAGAGGAATATGCCGATGCAACCAAGCTGGCATTACGTGCCGGGGAAGAAGTCGCAGGCGATAAAAGACAACTCGAAATCCTTAGGAAAAATGTTGATTTAATCGCTCCATTACAATATGAACAAAAGGTTCAGGATCTAGCATTTCGTCGGTCTTTGCGTAGTGGCTGGGATGGCTCTGAAAATGTCTACGCTGCGGCATTGCTTTCATCAGTCGAAGACTTTAAGGGAGAAGCTAGGGGATACTTAAGAGCTGCAAATAATTGGCTCCATTTATATTTTGAGAAACGAAAAGAAGAGAAGACAAATCATTTCGATGATAAATTGACAGATGATGATATTGTAGAGTTGGCATTTTCTCAATTCAACCTGCATGGCACGAAAAAACTTGTGGATTTTATATTAAGTTGGAAACCGCCAGAAGTCATATATCGCATTTCTAAAAAATTATTTAGGCGGCTAATAGATGCAAATAACTTTGTGGCTATTGAAGAAACATTACATCTAGATCTTTATAAACAACATATTGGCAACCAATACCTAATCATTGCTATTGCTCACGAATTGTTGGATATTCGAAAATTCCCGGACCGCAAGGCAACGCGGATATGCTTAGATTTGCTCGCTTCAAACCGTACTCGAATTGTAAAACCTGTGTACTCGTACAAGGACACAACCTCCTCCGCAATTGTATCGTTTATAGAAGCGTGTGCTGCAAATAAGCATTCCAAAGAAAAAATACTGCGGGTACTTAACCACTATATTCCAGTCCGGGCTTCCCGGTCTGTTGCTAGCGATTTTCAGACAGAGGAGCGGGATACTTACTTGCGAGCACTTGCGCTTAGGTGTGTGCTTGAGAATAAACTTGAGCCAGATTTAGACATATTACTTCCCAAGGAGTTTATTGAAAAGAAAACGAAAAAGAAAAAAACTTACAGTTATGATCAAGAAATAAGGGAGTTTAAAGAGCGAGTTGGCGGACTTTTGCCTTGGTATATAATACGTGCCCGAATTCTTGTAAACGGTATTAATGATCTGTTTCAATTAGTTGTAGATGCTGATGAGAAATCAAAAAAGGCGCGAGCGCGAAGATATAGAGATTCTGATAGTATGCCTTATGAGATTTCCCACGTATTGGTTGAGGTTTTGACGCTATATCGATTTGGGAATCCAACAGATGCAGAAAATTTCTTCACTTTATATTTAAAGGACAATAAGCAAGTTTGGATTCATGATCGTTTGAAATCAGTACGAAGCGCCTTTCGTTCAGATCATCTTTCGGGGATTAGAAGACAGTTGGAAGTATCCACTAATGCTTTAATTGCCTCGTTAAAAAGCGAGGACCCCGAAACAAGAGCCGAGTGGTATACCGACTTGGCACGTGCCGTATTTTCAGTGAGCCGGGAGGATGCGGCCACCTATTTTAATTACGCAATTGAGGCAGTTTCAAAATTTGGTGATGAACTTGTAGAGCGATGGGAAGCAGTAGCCGCCTTGGCAAAACGAAGCGCGGAGGATGGACAATCATCTTCTGAGATGGCTTATCGTTTTATCCGCTGTGCCGAATTGATTGGTGATAATGTTGCAAGAGAAAAGCATTGGAACCGCAGTGGTGCTGTCAGGGCATGTGTCCAATTATCTCCCGTTTCTGCCCTGGCATCCTTAAGTCGTTGGCGCGACCGAGACGTCGGCTGGTTTGGTCGGCAAGTTGTATCTTTAGCTGATGAGCTTGTGAACGCAAATATTATTTCTCCCGCAGCAGGGTGGTCTCTTTCTGTATTTTTTGAAGAGTATGGGTTGGATGATTTTGCGTCTCTTTGTATTGAAAAAGAATCTTCTGCGGCACGTCGCCAATATGTATTAGATTCCGTAGTTCGAGACCTCAGAATTAATGAAACAACTGAACAAAGCTGGCAAACGCTTCATAAGGTCGCTCGACAACACACTATCAATAATGCCGATTTAGATGATGTTCTTACTTTTTACATAGCCAACCCTGAAAAAAAAGATAGGGAGCCAAGTTCTCCTATTGCAAATTCCAAAAATAAGGAAGAATCAAAGCCTGTTGAAAGAGTAAATTTTCTAGATGATTTGGATTTAGCCACGAGTACTGGAATAAGCGAGGCAATCTATCGAAAAAATATGGCTTCAACCAAGTTTCGTAGCCACGAAGCTTTTTGGCAAGAAGTTTTCAAGCGCGTTAATGAGCACGATGCTGTCAAATTTTTAAAAGCACTTGTCGTCGCAGAGCATGCCGACCGATTTGATGTACAAACCGCACTTTCTTCCCTGCCAAAAGATTGGCGTCAAAAAGTTAGCATCAAACGAAATTGGGGGAATATTCTCGAACTTATAGCACAGCGCTTTGCTCTCGAATTTACAAGTCGCTGGAGTTTGGAGTATTTTTTGGAGAAAATCGAAGGCAACGAGGAAGTAATGCCACACCTTCGGCAAGGCATTCTTAAAGGGCTATCTAGTAATATCGATCTCGTAAATGCAAGCACTTTTTTTGGCTTTGCTGAGATCGTCTCCCCCTTTATTACATCCCAACAAGCAAACAACCTTCTTGACTTTGCATTAACCCGGTTTGAATTTCATGTTGATGAAGAATATGCAGATGGTCCTTGGAAAGATTGGCTAAATCCGCCTTCTGATATAACTACAGCGTTTGCTGGTTTCGTTTGGTCCGCACTTGGTTCACCTCGTGCCGAAATTCGCTGGCGAGCGGCCCATTGTGTAAGAAGACTTGCAAGTCTTGGATGTGAAGCTGAAATCAATGCTTTGGTCAAATGGATGGAGCGAGATAGGGTAGATGCCTTTGGAAGCCAAAAATATCCTTTCTACAATTTGCATGCTCGGCAATATCTTCTTATTGCTTTAGCACGCGTATCAATTGATAATCCAGGAATATTAAAACGATATTCTGAAACTTTCTCGCAACTTGCACTGTCAGCCATGCCTCATATCCTCATACAGAAATTTTCAGCTCAAGTTGCATTGAATATCGAAAACGCTTTTCCCAAAACCTATCAAAGGAATGTGGTCAAACAACTTCAACAAGTAGGTGTAAGTCAACTGCCGGTTAGGGAGCTCGACAAATACAAGGAAAAGGTTGAAAGTTACTGGCATATCAGAGCGGATGTCCGTAAAAATTTAAAATTCCATCATGGATATGATTTTGATAGATACTGGTATGAGCCGCTTGGAAACGTTTTTGGAATATCAGCCAAACAAATTGAGGAACTTGCGACTGAAACCATAATTAATGTGTGGCATGTGAATGGAGACGGAAGTTATAACAGCGATCCACGTGTTGGACTGTGGAGTTCAACGCGAAATGAACGGGAAACTTGGCGTGATCATGGGAGTTATCCCCGGACTGACAACTATAGTTTTTATTTGTCCTATCATGCTATGTTGACTACTGCGTCTAAATTACTTCAAAAAATGCCTGTTGTAAAAAGACGCGATTGGTATGAAGATGAGGATCAGTGGCTCGAGTGGCTCCATCGACATTTATTAACACGAAATGACGGACGGTGGTTAGCTGACCGTCGTGACCCAGCACCTCTTTTACGACCAAATTGGATTCGTCAAACAAAGGCTGAAAATTGGCGATCAGAAATAACAACAGATGATTTCCTTGACACAATTCTGTTTGAACGCCAGGGTGAAACATGGCTAAATGTTTCTGGATCTTGGACGGAAGGCTATTCTGAACGTGAGGAAGACCTGTATGTTTCTACTGCACTCGTATCCCCGCCCGCTTCTCAATCGCTTTTAAATGCATTAACTACTTGTTCTGACCCGAATGACTTTAAGTTGCCAAACTATGAGGAAAATGATATGGAGTTTGACCTAGCTCCCTTTACACTCAAGGGCTGGATCTGGCGTGGACATGCGGACAAGAGTCTTGATGAGTATGATCCTTTTGCAGGTGAAATAGCTTTTCCGCCCTATAAAGTTGGTGATGCAATTGTTAAAAAGCTGGGTATGTCGGTCGATACTGAACAACGGGAATGGTTCCTGCCAAACTCAGACAAGGCATCGCTAATCTGTGAGCTTTGGAGTATCAATAAACCTAGGCCAGATGAGGATCCACTTAGGCGAGGGGAGCGACTAAGCGCGTCACTAGACTTTTTGAAAAAGCTTTGTTTGATTCAAAAATGTCAAATCATTTTTAATATACAAATCAGTCGTCGTTTTCACTATGGTTCTTATGCGAGGAATGAAGGTGACAATGGATACAACCCGCCGCACAACAAAATCTATATCCTCTCGGCAGATGGCAAGCTCAGAGATACAGAAACGTATTATCAAATTGGGTGAAAACCTGGTCAAAGCACTTGGGTTAGATTCAAGCGTTGATACTCTTTCGCGCTGGATGGCCCACTATATTGCCGAACAAATGTCAATTGCGAAAAAGGCAAAAGGAAAAGAAAAAATAAGGGCAGAACAACAGTGTTTTGAAACAATACTGAAGCTTTGGCAGCATCGGTCACATTTACCGGCTGGTGTACGTCCTTTTGAAAGCTTCGATCCTATTCTGCGCGCGCTTGAAAGATTTGATCCAGATAATAAACAACCATATTTTTACCGGAGCCAAGGTTCGTCAAAGAAAAATAAATCGGGCAAGAAGAAGTTGGATGATGTCCAAATGTGGCTAGACATTGCCCAAGGAATCGACCAGGCAGCACGGATTTGGCTTGAATATGTCTTTCATCAAGCGGCTTTAAATGCAACAGATAGAAAGACAGTTACATGGTTGGAAAATGCGGTTGTTGATTCGGGAGGGGATGAGGTTTCAATTATTGTTCGTCTTATCGATGCAGGACTAGAAGATATCGAAGATGCTGATGTGCAAGAACAGAAAGCGAGACAAGATAAATTGAAATCAAGAATCGAACAACTTGATTCGTTTAATAATTTTAGCCAGACTCTGCGTGCAATGTTTGTAGATGAACTCAGCGCTATTTCGCAGGTAGATTCATCTGTAGACACTATCGATTCGGAGCCAAACTAATTTATTGTTTATGAGTTACGTAAGTCAATCAACTTGCCAAGCTATTTAAGAGTCTTATTGAGTTTAAGAAATTTAACGACTTAATTTTTGAATGATATCCGTTAAGAGCCAAGAACAAAATTTTTCCTTGTCGCTTGAATATCTTCGCACAATGCCTGTTATGTTCCATCTTCTCAAAATCCTATTTTGATGTACACTCCAGTGAACTACTTTGTCTTTCTGCACCAGTATTGAAGTAGTTCTCATAGATGATTTATCACAAGGGATAAACATGGAAAAATCAAATGAAGTTTATGACGTGCCCCAATGCCCATCCTGCGGCAAAGCCCATAAATACCGCATGATTGTCCTGCGCTCGACTGTCTTGTTCGGCGCGTCGAATGCTGATATGCAAAAAGAGAAACGCGTGCGCAGAATATTTATCTGCCCCAAAACAGGAGTCAAGTTTGAAGGCGTAGTGGTTCTGCTGGACGACCCGAAGAACAAGATTGCATCTGTCAAAGTTGAAGGTCTGGTTGAGGAAAAGAAATGAGCAAAACTGCTGCCAAGAAAGCCATTGAAGTACAAGAAGTCAGCCTGCTTTCCGCACATAGCGAGGCACTCATTGAGATTGGCAAGGGCATCGTAAAAGATTCAGTAACTACGGCGCGTGAATTTTGCAAATCGATGATTTCGACAAGTACTGGCGCAATTCCAATCTACCTGGGTATCTTAACATTCATCCTTCCAAATAAATTCGAGTTAGGGGTCCCGGCTGGAGTGACGGTTGCTGCTCCAGCTGTTGGTTTTCTTATTGCAGCGATAATCTTCACCTTTGGTTACTTACCTCTAGCCGATAAGTTCTCGCTTGATATTATCGAAGAAATCCAGAATGCACTTGAGAAGAACCTTGCGTATCGCAAGCGTTTTATTTGGTACGGTTTGGGTGTCTTTATCGTTAGTACGTTACTGGCTATTTATGTGATTGTCATTAACATAGGTGTAAAATAAACTGGGGTTAACTTTGGATATCAAATCGAGCATCTTTGCCGTATTGAATCAAACTGGCTCGGTTAAAG
Proteins encoded in this window:
- a CDS encoding ATP-binding protein translates to MPRSQNKLVGYSRAGDAFHYRWAARRCLRLIYPKSQLRHVVIEGSKESVLAGEYVIDVAEYSDSDKNGIQEITYYQLKHTTVRKEQPFNLSDLKDTISGFADRYLAFLNRNDATRNSSIITFTIVTNRAIADNFKRDINTIAKGDKVNARFKATFKKYTKLNEKNLAEFCALLKFVDGEGDYEAQRYELHAEISQLLAGAVDSPQIDSVVALVQDKVLPNSDGRIEREDILKRFGVTSERDLYPAPLELESLHTVIPRQQHPELLNSIVNSSAPVIIHAAGGVGKSVFARQITESLPKGSLGIVYDCFGGGRYRNRSEPRHRHRDALVQISNELASQGLCSPLIALSTYLDDEIMRAFLIRLEMAVTCLRKADKNAVLVILIDAADNAEMAAQEFSQSCFVHELIREAMPKGCRLVALCRTERINLLRLPANVSQLELQPFSADETLVHLRNRFPQATSADGLEFHRLTNNGNPRVQANALGLGLPTVAATLDSIGPLGTTVEKQIEAQLDSAIALIKDRLPLDYQEHIDAICLGLATLPPFIPLSVIATVADVDEATVVSFVADLGRPLWLSDTSVQFRDEPTETWFREKFSATSDQVNDYITRLEPLAQKFPYVAETLPSLYLNAGRYRELIDLALSDKFLPKDNPIDERNVRVYRLQFAFKAALKAEEYADATKLALRAGEEVAGDKRQLEILRKNVDLIAPLQYEQKVQDLAFRRSLRSGWDGSENVYAAALLSSVEDFKGEARGYLRAANNWLHLYFEKRKEEKTNHFDDKLTDDDIVELAFSQFNLHGTKKLVDFILSWKPPEVIYRISKKLFRRLIDANNFVAIEETLHLDLYKQHIGNQYLIIAIAHELLDIRKFPDRKATRICLDLLASNRTRIVKPVYSYKDTTSSAIVSFIEACAANKHSKEKILRVLNHYIPVRASRSVASDFQTEERDTYLRALALRCVLENKLEPDLDILLPKEFIEKKTKKKKTYSYDQEIREFKERVGGLLPWYIIRARILVNGINDLFQLVVDADEKSKKARARRYRDSDSMPYEISHVLVEVLTLYRFGNPTDAENFFTLYLKDNKQVWIHDRLKSVRSAFRSDHLSGIRRQLEVSTNALIASLKSEDPETRAEWYTDLARAVFSVSREDAATYFNYAIEAVSKFGDELVERWEAVAALAKRSAEDGQSSSEMAYRFIRCAELIGDNVAREKHWNRSGAVRACVQLSPVSALASLSRWRDRDVGWFGRQVVSLADELVNANIISPAAGWSLSVFFEEYGLDDFASLCIEKESSAARRQYVLDSVVRDLRINETTEQSWQTLHKVARQHTINNADLDDVLTFYIANPEKKDREPSSPIANSKNKEESKPVERVNFLDDLDLATSTGISEAIYRKNMASTKFRSHEAFWQEVFKRVNEHDAVKFLKALVVAEHADRFDVQTALSSLPKDWRQKVSIKRNWGNILELIAQRFALEFTSRWSLEYFLEKIEGNEEVMPHLRQGILKGLSSNIDLVNASTFFGFAEIVSPFITSQQANNLLDFALTRFEFHVDEEYADGPWKDWLNPPSDITTAFAGFVWSALGSPRAEIRWRAAHCVRRLASLGCEAEINALVKWMERDRVDAFGSQKYPFYNLHARQYLLIALARVSIDNPGILKRYSETFSQLALSAMPHILIQKFSAQVALNIENAFPKTYQRNVVKQLQQVGVSQLPVRELDKYKEKVESYWHIRADVRKNLKFHHGYDFDRYWYEPLGNVFGISAKQIEELATETIINVWHVNGDGSYNSDPRVGLWSSTRNERETWRDHGSYPRTDNYSFYLSYHAMLTTASKLLQKMPVVKRRDWYEDEDQWLEWLHRHLLTRNDGRWLADRRDPAPLLRPNWIRQTKAENWRSEITTDDFLDTILFERQGETWLNVSGSWTEGYSEREEDLYVSTALVSPPASQSLLNALTTCSDPNDFKLPNYEENDMEFDLAPFTLKGWIWRGHADKSLDEYDPFAGEIAFPPYKVGDAIVKKLGMSVDTEQREWFLPNSDKASLICELWSINKPRPDEDPLRRGERLSASLDFLKKLCLIQKCQIIFNIQISRRFHYGSYARNEGDNGYNPPHNKIYILSADGKLRDTETYYQIG